The Cellulomonas sp. P24 genome contains a region encoding:
- a CDS encoding sulfite exporter TauE/SafE family protein, whose amino-acid sequence MSHLSALDLSLLALGACLVGLSKTALPGAGTLSVGLFAAVLPARQSTGALLVLLILGDLFAVWTYHAHADWAALRRLVPAVLVGVLVGTLFLATAGDGTVRRVIGAILLALIAVTLVQRGAAARRRSQSDDAPVARSAQANGRTSRRLASTGYGVLAGFTTMVANAGGPVVSMYFLSARFSVTRFLGTAAWFFFAVNVAKTPFSVSLGLIDLASLRLDLLLAPAVVVGAFAGRRLARRIDQMLFDRLVIVLTVVSAGYLLIA is encoded by the coding sequence ATGTCGCACCTCTCGGCGCTCGACCTCTCGCTCCTTGCTCTCGGGGCCTGTCTGGTCGGACTGAGCAAGACGGCGCTCCCCGGCGCGGGCACCCTCAGCGTCGGCCTGTTCGCGGCGGTGCTGCCTGCACGGCAGTCGACCGGGGCGCTGCTGGTCCTGCTGATCCTGGGCGATCTCTTCGCGGTCTGGACCTACCACGCGCACGCCGACTGGGCGGCGCTGCGCAGGCTCGTGCCGGCCGTGCTCGTTGGGGTCCTCGTCGGGACGCTGTTCCTGGCCACGGCCGGTGACGGGACGGTCCGCCGGGTCATCGGCGCGATCCTGCTCGCTCTGATCGCCGTCACCCTCGTGCAGCGGGGCGCCGCGGCACGGCGTCGGAGCCAGTCCGACGACGCCCCGGTCGCGCGCTCGGCCCAGGCGAACGGACGGACGTCGCGCAGACTCGCAAGCACGGGCTACGGAGTCCTGGCGGGGTTCACCACGATGGTCGCCAACGCGGGAGGGCCGGTCGTGTCGATGTACTTCCTGTCCGCGCGGTTCTCGGTCACCCGGTTCCTCGGCACGGCCGCGTGGTTCTTCTTCGCGGTCAACGTCGCGAAGACCCCGTTCTCGGTGTCCCTCGGTCTGATCGACCTGGCGTCGCTGCGGCTGGACCTGCTGCTGGCTCCGGCGGTGGTGGTCGGAGCGTTCGCCGGTCGTCGGCTCGCCCGACGGATCGACCAGATGCTCTTCGACCGACTCGTCATCGTCCTGACGGTCGTCTCCGCCGGCTACCTGCTGATCGCCTAG
- a CDS encoding GGDEF domain-containing protein produces MNDRFSHQLGDEVLRRLGMVLAHAVSPDGIRPDAAWPELAARLGGEEFLVVICARSAADAANRIERLCTAIASHPWRDLVPSLQVTVSAGLVFATSADDQATLLGRADAHLYSAKEQGRNRIVADGLPPAAREHGPTVAG; encoded by the coding sequence ATCAACGATCGGTTCTCCCACCAGCTGGGCGACGAGGTCCTGCGACGTCTGGGGATGGTCCTCGCGCACGCAGTCAGTCCCGACGGCATCCGCCCGGATGCTGCCTGGCCGGAGCTCGCCGCCCGGCTCGGAGGCGAGGAATTCCTCGTCGTGATCTGTGCACGCTCCGCCGCCGACGCAGCGAACCGCATCGAGCGCCTCTGTACGGCGATCGCGAGCCACCCGTGGCGAGACCTCGTCCCGTCCCTCCAGGTCACGGTGAGTGCCGGGCTGGTGTTCGCGACCTCCGCGGACGACCAGGCCACGCTCCTGGGCCGCGCCGACGCGCACCTCTACTCCGCCAAGGAGCAGGGCAGGAATCGGATCGTCGCCGACGGCCTGCCACCGGCGGCGCGTGAGCACGGGCCGACGGTCGCAGGGTGA
- a CDS encoding ANTAR domain-containing protein: MLHAEVERAGLGVLEVGAAGPGDAIGNRMVIERARGLLMSSLGCDAKDASRALVQISWDHDTSVLNAALAMVAAAEDARFQTDITELAATTIRRARRSDLTVGERVGMDTV; the protein is encoded by the coding sequence GTGCTTCATGCCGAGGTCGAGCGAGCTGGCCTGGGTGTTCTCGAGGTGGGGGCCGCCGGTCCAGGTGATGCGATCGGCAACCGGATGGTGATCGAGCGGGCAAGGGGTCTGCTCATGTCCAGCCTGGGTTGCGACGCGAAGGACGCGTCGCGCGCGCTGGTGCAGATCTCCTGGGACCACGACACAAGCGTCCTGAACGCCGCCCTGGCCATGGTCGCGGCAGCTGAGGACGCCCGATTCCAGACGGACATCACGGAGCTCGCCGCGACCACCATTCGTCGAGCCCGACGGAGTGACCTGACCGTCGGCGAGCGTGTCGGGATGGACACGGTGTGA
- a CDS encoding DUF6458 family protein, translating into MGIGFSTFLLAVGAILTFAVHATVAGLDIKVVGIVLMAAGVLGLVLTLAVFAPRRRTVTQTRRTHVAEPTAGSSTVTTEDVTGPPTP; encoded by the coding sequence ATGGGTATCGGTTTCAGCACCTTTCTGCTGGCAGTCGGGGCAATCCTCACGTTCGCCGTCCACGCGACGGTCGCCGGACTGGACATCAAGGTCGTCGGGATCGTCCTGATGGCGGCCGGTGTCCTAGGGCTCGTTCTCACGCTGGCCGTGTTCGCACCCCGGCGCCGCACGGTCACCCAGACTCGCCGGACGCACGTCGCGGAGCCGACCGCGGGATCATCGACAGTGACCACCGAGGACGTCACCGGGCCTCCCACGCCGTGA
- a CDS encoding DUF6131 family protein yields MITLGIVLFIVGLLVPIPILETIGVILVVAGVVLAILGGMGRAVGGRRHYW; encoded by the coding sequence ATGATCACTCTCGGCATCGTCCTGTTCATCGTGGGGCTCCTCGTTCCGATCCCCATCCTCGAGACCATCGGCGTGATCCTCGTCGTCGCCGGTGTCGTTCTGGCGATCCTGGGCGGCATGGGCCGCGCGGTTGGTGGTCGCCGCCACTACTGGTGA
- a CDS encoding TetR/AcrR family transcriptional regulator C-terminal domain-containing protein encodes MTPRTVRRTRDSSGLSRESILRAALEIIDEDGIDGLSMRRLGRVLGRDPMSLYRHAANKAELLDLVAEAVLVHLSVDTTDTDWAGQLRTVARQFRGLALAHPNVVPLLVTRPLATPIAMRPLGTLRPLEAILELLIRAGFSEVDALHVYRSFYGFIQGHVLNELQEIVENREETDDLLRLGLHRLPIHEFPQLRSLAPVLAAYDGATELERGMDILLTGLRAQLRPTTPPPA; translated from the coding sequence GTGACACCTCGCACCGTTCGACGGACCCGCGACTCCTCAGGCCTGAGCCGCGAGTCAATACTGCGCGCCGCGCTGGAGATCATCGACGAGGACGGCATCGACGGGCTCTCCATGCGCCGGCTCGGGCGTGTACTCGGCCGCGACCCGATGTCGCTCTACCGCCACGCGGCCAACAAGGCGGAGCTGCTCGACCTCGTCGCCGAAGCGGTCCTGGTGCACCTGTCCGTGGACACCACCGACACCGACTGGGCGGGTCAGCTCCGGACCGTCGCCCGCCAGTTCCGCGGTCTGGCGCTCGCCCACCCGAACGTTGTCCCGCTCCTGGTCACCCGGCCGCTGGCGACCCCGATCGCCATGCGACCGCTGGGCACCCTGCGACCACTGGAAGCCATCTTGGAGCTGCTCATTCGCGCCGGCTTCTCCGAGGTCGACGCCCTGCACGTCTATCGCTCGTTCTACGGCTTCATCCAGGGCCACGTCCTCAACGAGCTCCAGGAGATCGTCGAGAACCGCGAAGAGACCGACGACCTGCTCCGCCTGGGCCTGCACCGGTTGCCGATACACGAGTTCCCCCAGCTCCGCAGCCTCGCACCTGTCCTGGCCGCCTACGACGGGGCTACCGAGCTCGAACGAGGCATGGACATCCTGCTCACCGGCCTGCGCGCCCAGCTGCGCCCCACCACCCCTCCCCCGGCGTGA